A window of the Dioscorea cayenensis subsp. rotundata cultivar TDr96_F1 chromosome 14, TDr96_F1_v2_PseudoChromosome.rev07_lg8_w22 25.fasta, whole genome shotgun sequence genome harbors these coding sequences:
- the LOC120275849 gene encoding probable BOI-related E3 ubiquitin-protein ligase 3: MAVQQQQVHQQHVDQLVYHQLLKTSTFSSPESGLSYNASAPRKRSRPITPISPSLPELPTTSTSDQDLFSHLYQHTLDVDTLIHFQNERLRLYVEELQRRHYRAVLIAVEQEVTRRLKEKETELEDVKNKNLDLEQKLRQLAGENQVWFNVAKNNEAVVSGLRLSLEQALLRNAGAGAGGPAVEGFGEGGGVGNDDDDDDDDDAQSCCGGGGGAAAGGRWRGGCKACGKREACFVVLPCRHLCLCDSCESKVDTCPVCMSKLSSCLHVFLS, translated from the exons ATGGCTGTGCAACAACAACAAGTACATCAACAACATGTTGATCAGTTAGTATATCATCAGTTACTCAAGACCTCAACGTTCAGCTCGCCGGAGAGTGGCCTGAGTTACAATGCTTCAGCTCCTCGGAAACGTAGCCGTCCTATTACTCCCATCTCCCCTTCTTTACCGGAGCTtcccaccacctccaccagtgACCAAGATCTCTTCTCTCATCTCTACCAACACACTCTAGACGTTGACACTCTCATCCATTTCCag AATGAAAGGTTGAGATTGTATGTAGAGGAGTTGCAAAGAAGGCATTATAGAGCAGTGTTAATAGCAGTGGAGCAGGAGGTGACAAgaagattaaaagaaaaggaaacagaGCTTGAAGATGTGAAGAATAAGAACTTAGATCTTGAACAGAAGTTACGGCAACTCGCCGGTGAAAACCAGGTCTGGTTCAACGTGGCAAAGAACAACGAGGCTGTTGTTTCTGGTCTACGTTTGAGTTTAGAGCAAGCTCTTCTTCGTAACGCCGGCGCCGGAGCCGGAGGTCCGGCGGTTGAAGGGTTTGGAGAGGGTGGTGGTGTtgggaatgatgatgatgatgatgatgatgatgatgctcaGTCTTGCTGCGGTGGAGGTGGCGGCGCCGCCGCCGGAGGAAGGTGGCGAGGAGGGTGTAAGGCTTGTGGGAAGAGAGAAGCTTGCTTTGTGGTGTTACCCTGTAGGCATCTTTGCTTATGTGATTCCTGCGAATCAAAGGTGGACACGTGTCCCGTTTGCATGTCTAAGTTAAGTAGTTGCTTGCATGTGTTTTTGTCTTGA